The window GAGCTTTATAAACAATATTTCATGGTGCCATTCCCATCAAGGACCTGTATCGGGGTAGCCGGATTGCCCCAGCATGCACATGTGGAAATAACTGTCAAGGCAATCAAATGACAGCCAGGCATGCAAAAGCGGCAAACCTCCGGGAGGCCGGAGGCATAAGCTGGAATTGCTTTTTTTCTTCCTGCGATTTACTTTGCCGTCTGATTGTAAATCGGACTGGCTAAGTTTTGGTTCTGATGATTATCTTACCGCTTTTGTTCGCGCCGGGCAGAGTAACATACAACAGTCCGGGGTAGGGCTGCACAAGCCTTAGTTCTTTTCCATTGAAGAATGCATGATATCGTTTTGACGGGTTTAGGCAGACCATTATGCTGCGGGAGTGGGCAGGCGTGGACTCATCGAAAATTAGCTCTCCTTCATAACCTGAAAAGTCTTCTTTAAAGGTACTCTCCTGTAAAAGGATTTCAAAACCTGTCGTAATCGTTCCCTGTTTGTAGCAGGCGTTGTACCAGCTCAGTAACGGGGTGGAAAGGCCCGAAAACTGGTGCCAGCCGGCACCACGACCGTTTTGGGCAAGATAATGCTCAAAGGTATAGTAGGAGTTGTCTGTTTCCTTTTTAAAGACCTCAAGCCCGGTGCTGGCGATCTGCATGGCCAGATCGGGCCGGCCTAAATCCAACATTGTCTTCCACATAAACCACTGGTGTGGCATCCATACCGATCCGTTCCAGTAACCGTCTTTTCGGAAGTAGGGGGCAGACTGATCCACTACACCCAGACCCGATGGAGTCCACATATGCCTGGGGGAAAAAATCTTTGCCAGCAGAATGGACTGCTGAGCGCTATCGCATATTCCGGCCATCAAAGGGTAGGCGCCATCCAGCCCCATATTATAGTCATTGCCGTCCGAGTACCTCAGTGGCCCTTCAGGCTTTCCGCTCTGATCATGCCTGAGGTAACTGAAATAGCCGCTTTCCGGATTCCATGCATACTGCTGAAGGCTTGCCGAAAAAGTTCGGATATCTTTATCATATAGAGGCAAATCAGCCCGGTTGCCCGTAGCCCGGGCCATCATCCTCAGGATTTTGGCAAAACGGATGCACTGGGCTGTCGTGATCACAGGGGTAACCGAAGATTCCAGCTTTTGTTCATGTACGGCCACCTGCGCCGGGTAATCGTCCCACCCGCCTGAATTGTAGAAGTAATCCCAGGTTTTCAGAATGTTGGAGGAGAGCTTCCTGGTTGTTGAACTGCCCATCGATCCAGAAAGAAAGGCATAGTATCGCTTGAGCCTGGGATAGAAATACTGTGCCGCCGCTTTGGACTGTGTCTTGTTGAGCGCATCCAGCAGCGCGTATACCTGGACCGGCACCGGCGAGCCGTGATGGATGAATGCCGACTGGCTGCCTGAAGGAGTAGTGTAGGCGTTGATGCACTCCAATGCGCTGTTGAGGTCGGTTTCATTGAGTCCCAGAGCGATAAACCCGGAATCCCAGGTGTAAAGGCTGTTCCACCATTTTCCGGGGGTAAAATGCCGGATGTAATTTCGCTGGGTGTAAATCGGATAGACGATGTTTTCAGCAAGGGCAGCCCTAAGCAGCTTCTGGCTGAAGGCATAGGGCTGCCCGGAAGAAAGATAGCTTCCCGAAGCGGCTGAATCCATAAGGGCTGATTTAAATAAATCCAGGCTGTCAATGGTTTGCCTGACCTGGTTGGGGTCTTTACCATAAGTAACCAGGCAGCGCAGGTTCAGCTCACTCTCCGCAGGCAATTCCAGGGGCCTTATAAAAACATTTTCAAAATGCCCCAGGTTATTTCCCCGAAGAATGCTGTCCACATGGTTATGTACCATTTTGCGAAAAAAAACATCAAGTTCGTCATTTCTGATTTCCCGGATTTTGAAAAGGGCCTTATCCCAGCTTATGCCGTAATAGCCCGATGCATCGCGGTATTTTAAGATCAGCTGACGCTTTGCCGCATCGGCAGATACCTCAGGCGCGGCTATCTTCTGGTTATCTTCTAATGCCGGCATCTGACCGCTCCTGCCGGAAAAGAAAATCCCGTTGAGTTCCAGTCCGTCTCCTGCCAGGGAACGAAGGACCAGACTTGAGGTTCCTTTGGAATCAAACGGTACTTCCAGCGTACTGAGTTTCCCTGTTCCGCGCAGAACGATTTCCTTTTCCAACAGTCCCGGACCGCTCAACCTGCTAACGCTCTGCTCCCCGGCCAGGTAAACCAGAGTGATAAAACCCTTTTTCATGCCCCCTGGAATCTTGTAGCTCACCTGGTTCCCTGCCAGCTCACAAAACCTTTTGGTCAGCGCAGATCCCCCTATAAAATCCGCACTCCGGGTTTCACCCCTCATCAGCCCGTCAGTGACCAGGTTATCCTTGGGGTGGGGGCTGGCAAATTTCAGATCCCGGTAATCTACCGCATTTATCCAGCTGCCTGCCGAAGAAGCTGCAACTTTATTTTTCGGCCAGATTTCAGGATAGTTCATCGAACCCATCAGGTTTAGCGAGAGGTTCTGCGGCAGCTTAGTGCGGTTCACGCATCTGATCAGGCAGATGACCGTGTTATTTCTCATCACCTGATAATCCACATCCACATAAACCTGGTCTTTCCATTCCAGCTCGTAACGGTAGACATAATGCCCTTTGGCTGAGTCTGCATACCACGGAAAATACCCCGATTCGAAAAGTACATTGGGAATGAGTACCTTGTTGCGGTAATAACCCGGGACAACAAAAAAATCAAACCTCATCCCCGAGGATATTTCCGGAATATGGGATATGCCTGCATACTTTTTGGAGTATGGCCCCCAATCTCCAAGTAATATATCATGGGATGCATTCAGTCCCGCGAGCGATGGGATGCTAATTGCCGGTTTCTGTGCCTTTAAGGAAGTTAAAGTGAAAAGTGAGCACGTTAGTGTTATTAAAAGGCTGGTCTTCATTGTTTATCTAAATTTATAACCCGGTAATATTAACCCCGGGTTTCTGTCATATTTTTGAAATGTGTGAGATCAATCCGGCGTTGTGGTAGCGGAAAGACAAGCTTTCTGTGCATTGATCAGGACAAACAGAACCCCACGGCACCCACTACCGGGTTGGCCGGTACAGACCGGATAATGCCAGCGAAGCCTCTCAAAAGCAAAATCCGCTCTTCTTTTCTGCTCCATCGCCACCCAGCGGGTGGGCCTGGCCGGGGACCTGAATCGCGGTTTTGGCTGAAAGCTTTGACCTGAATTTTTACCGTATTCAATCGCCTGAAGGCATCGGTAGCTGACGGATTGCCAGATATCGGCATCATAACTGTAGGTAGAACCAAAAAAATTGCTGTAGTCCATCACTTATCAATATCCAAATATATCAATTACCCTCTATTGTATATTGATGCTGATTCTATACAGATTAAAGCGCTGAGCAAGGGAAGCGCGGGAAAGCTGTTTCACGAAGATTGTGCCCATTTTTTTTCTGTCGGCTTGCACTTGACTATCTTAAATTGATTGAAAATGACTGAATTTTGAGACATTATGGGGCGTCAACTGATAGACGCAATATCTCTTGCAAAAAACGGTGCTATTCTCCGCCCCACTAAGCCTGATCTGTAAATAGCCTGATTGTATATTCACTCCCAACTGGTTAACATGACAGAAGAAACCCTTTCAAAAGGATGGCCTAAAATACCTGATATCTGCCGCCTTTAAGGCAGCAGGCTGCCGATTTCCTAAAACTGGTAAGCGGGAAAACTGAGCGCCTAAGTAAACATTTATTCGCAGCGATGCCTGATTATTAACAGATTAGATACAAAAGGACTGAAAATTGAATGAATATGGGTTAATAAACAATTCCCAAATCAGCATTTTTGGATTGGCAAGTGGACAGGCTAAACACCTTTCCTTGAGCCGCTAACCAAATTTCTGATATGATAACACATCCAATTCCCTTTCATCTGCGGGCAGTCCAGTCTTGTTTTGCAAAACTTCCGCATGAGTTACGGGCTATTATGACCCGAACAGGGAAACTAAATCCCTACACGCCCATAAATCAAGCCACTGGAATAGATAAGCCCTATGGGATTAAACACGTCTGTATGGATTATACAGCCTCTGATAGGGGTGATCAATGAGCTTATAGAGTAATTGCGGCCATCAGCAGCTTACAAACGGGGATGGGAAATCTGGTGTATTCATTTTCTGATGGACCCGGCCAGGCAGCGGCTTTGTGATCCTTCATAGGGAAAATTTTATCCAGCGATACTATTAGAGGTCGTACCCAACACAAGAATCAGGCGATTTCACATTGACACGGTCCGGAATACGGATGGTGGAATTAACGTAAAATTTAACAGTCAAAGCTCTTACAGGCTGCGCTGTCTTCTAACCAAATCATGTTTAACCCTGTTGTATATCCTTTTATTGGATATACACCACAAAACCATTTTGTATGAAATCCAAGCAATTTATTAATTTCCTCGCTGCCTTTGCCCTAATGGCATCTTCATGCCAGAAAGAACTGGCTCCGGAAAACGGAACTGTAAGTTTTGAATCCGGCCCCAAACTGGCATCCTCATTTGTAGCAAATGCCGCTCCGGTCCCCAGTACGCTCATTGACGGCGCAGTTTACCGCCTACGTGGTTTTTCATCCCTTCCCTCCGGGCCCGTTGTTGAGGTGACGGGAAACTCTACCGAAGAAAATGCGGCCATCCAGCAATGGTCCTGGTTTCCCAATAACGGCCAGAAATGGAAGCTCATCAAGGTTGATGCGAGTTATTATAAGCTTGTGAATCTTGGGAGCAACAAGTGCCTGAAGTCTCCCTCGTCAGTTTCGGGCGCCGTTCTGCAGCAGGGCACCGATGACGGGACAGATGTACAGCGATGGGCAATAAGTTACTCGGGAAGCAATTATGCGTTTAGTCTGACCAATAAGGCCACGGGTATGAAAATGGTCATCGATCCGGAGAGCAGCGGTCTGGGAGCAAAAATCAGACAGAAAAGCTTGGTAAGCGGAACTCAGGATTTATTCAATTTTCACAATACCACCTTTCAGAACCCCCTTGTTAACGCAAGCAGGGCTGATCCCTATGTTGCCCAAAAAGACGGCTTCTATTATTTTATGTATACCAGAGGAAGCAATATCGGGCTTAGAAAGACCCGGTCTATGTCACTATTGTCCAATGCTCCGGAGTCCATCGTCTGGACCCCGCCGGCGGGAACACCTTATTCCTCCAATATCTGGGCACCGGAACTTCATTTTCTCTCCGGAAAATGGTATTTGTATTTTGCGGCCGACGACGGCAGCAGTGACAGCCATAGAATGTTCGTCCTGGAAAACGCAAATGCAGATCCGACCGTGGGCGCCTGGACCTTCAAGGGCCAGATTACCGATCCCAGCAATCAGTGGGCAATTGACGGGTCGGTGCTCACCGTGGGAACAACCAACTATTTTGTCTGGTCCGGCTGGGAAAATGATGCGACAAAATATAAGCAGTACCTTTACATAGCCCCCATGTCCAATCCATGGACAATCAGCGGTAACCGGGTGAAAATCTCTTCCCCGACCAACAACTGGGAAAAATATGAACCCAGCGGCTCGCTTGGGGCAGGGGTGAACGAAGGGCCCATTATGCTTCAGAAGAATGCTTCCAGTCCGGTCTTTGTCATTTATTCCGCAAGCCGCTATAGTAGCGACAACTACTGTCTGGCGCAAATTCAGCTCAAAGCAGGAGGAAATCCACTGCTGCCCGCGGACTGGATCAATAAAAAGCAGGTTTTTGTCCGGAATGATGCAAATTCTATATATGGACCGGGACACAACGGCTTTTTTACCAGCAGCTA is drawn from Pedobacter mucosus and contains these coding sequences:
- a CDS encoding MGH1-like glycoside hydrolase domain-containing protein, with product MRFDFFVVPGYYRNKVLIPNVLFESGYFPWYADSAKGHYVYRYELEWKDQVYVDVDYQVMRNNTVICLIRCVNRTKLPQNLSLNLMGSMNYPEIWPKNKVAASSAGSWINAVDYRDLKFASPHPKDNLVTDGLMRGETRSADFIGGSALTKRFCELAGNQVSYKIPGGMKKGFITLVYLAGEQSVSRLSGPGLLEKEIVLRGTGKLSTLEVPFDSKGTSSLVLRSLAGDGLELNGIFFSGRSGQMPALEDNQKIAAPEVSADAAKRQLILKYRDASGYYGISWDKALFKIREIRNDELDVFFRKMVHNHVDSILRGNNLGHFENVFIRPLELPAESELNLRCLVTYGKDPNQVRQTIDSLDLFKSALMDSAASGSYLSSGQPYAFSQKLLRAALAENIVYPIYTQRNYIRHFTPGKWWNSLYTWDSGFIALGLNETDLNSALECINAYTTPSGSQSAFIHHGSPVPVQVYALLDALNKTQSKAAAQYFYPRLKRYYAFLSGSMGSSTTRKLSSNILKTWDYFYNSGGWDDYPAQVAVHEQKLESSVTPVITTAQCIRFAKILRMMARATGNRADLPLYDKDIRTFSASLQQYAWNPESGYFSYLRHDQSGKPEGPLRYSDGNDYNMGLDGAYPLMAGICDSAQQSILLAKIFSPRHMWTPSGLGVVDQSAPYFRKDGYWNGSVWMPHQWFMWKTMLDLGRPDLAMQIASTGLEVFKKETDNSYYTFEHYLAQNGRGAGWHQFSGLSTPLLSWYNACYKQGTITTGFEILLQESTFKEDFSGYEGELIFDESTPAHSRSIMVCLNPSKRYHAFFNGKELRLVQPYPGLLYVTLPGANKSGKIIIRTKT
- a CDS encoding family 43 glycosylhydrolase; translation: MKSKQFINFLAAFALMASSCQKELAPENGTVSFESGPKLASSFVANAAPVPSTLIDGAVYRLRGFSSLPSGPVVEVTGNSTEENAAIQQWSWFPNNGQKWKLIKVDASYYKLVNLGSNKCLKSPSSVSGAVLQQGTDDGTDVQRWAISYSGSNYAFSLTNKATGMKMVIDPESSGLGAKIRQKSLVSGTQDLFNFHNTTFQNPLVNASRADPYVAQKDGFYYFMYTRGSNIGLRKTRSMSLLSNAPESIVWTPPAGTPYSSNIWAPELHFLSGKWYLYFAADDGSSDSHRMFVLENANADPTVGAWTFKGQITDPSNQWAIDGSVLTVGTTNYFVWSGWENDATKYKQYLYIAPMSNPWTISGNRVKISSPTNNWEKYEPSGSLGAGVNEGPIMLQKNASSPVFVIYSASRYSSDNYCLAQIQLKAGGNPLLPADWINKKQVFVRNDANSIYGPGHNGFFTSSYTDPNGVTRNENWFVYHARSAAATPNGARAPRMQQLSWNTDGSPNFGSAIANGINIAIPVAE